Proteins encoded in a region of the Ptychodera flava strain L36383 chromosome 4, AS_Pfla_20210202, whole genome shotgun sequence genome:
- the LOC139130805 gene encoding serine/threonine-protein kinase Nek1-like isoform X1, with protein sequence MDRYEKVRQIGEGSFGKALLVKSKKDGEYKVVKEISISKMGRREREDSKKEVSVLAKMRHPNIVCYLESFEDRGNLYIVMEYCDGGDLYKVINRQRGVLLDENKILDWFVQICLAIKHVHDRKILHRDIKSQNIFLTRAGMIKLGDFGIAKVLNSTVELARTCIGTPYYLSPEICENKPYNNKSDIWALGCVLYELCTLKHAFEAGNMKNLVLKIIRGSYPPLSPKYSYELRNLQASLLKRSARDRPSVNTVLKKPFLQKRIEQFLSGTKMADEFSHTVLHRNRPALAARPPVQAAARKPPSAANPARISDPAAKYGVSVAKKKPPSNRGQAKRSGEKPPKAVPSDNKELERKKKELVEKENLRREKERQIRIGHQQLMEKQRMARMKKARQEGWRNLLDSGSSGSSAGGGGGGGSANSDNNKPFEIPKRDPVPHPNIPKDKRYPERGQYDHYHRYLDDLQKGKALRADDPVQAWPDRDAVQRQIQKRPVSASAANAAKRAEANSVMGAQAAERARLVEDFLIRKRQAAENKARVGAQMGWLAPTPISEQPPAKKANRNNDDHSNDMKGRDEAEREYLSRLRQIRLQNFNERRQIEKQKAREGMAVRRSIEGDPKYNADVRKQKIEALRQQADERAAKLKDELERKRREAYEKEKKAWEEHLAKKGVKAPPPKAEKPKPARKPIPVAPKGPAVPVVGLTAAFKQAGIEPETAIEQTEPPKEEPKQAEPKSVLQQQKDEILKRLNEQKHAPDRKKWGEGDAAKGQLPFANLPLEETSSVMEATGAGDVVIKNPGIKPSAAAGGDNVGVAPRKGWGGPSSTVMNALQKAAIAETITISKDETDAAKSKATEGVAAASVPTVKTPSPTGAIGETITIDKSPRPAPTAAVGETITIDKTPKPGAATPISETITLDDKPKPEIAKRPPTITEDEAGEVEETVEIPEGDKAKKDGVPSSVKDAWGKSGKKDDDKKPGKDDGGSQAKKPEDSSSDAGKEKKPVKDDKQNVTSKEEKNKDDEKDLCEEELSVEAAPAPVQTSGPLGNHPEKDSPETEPDVESSPVKGSPKTPPNTPDQGSSDEGSPKLTVKKLSPDSLAKSASAIGAAVGGENGTAEVSSPASVSPTHGIDREDSVEQDKQQLEEEYKALMNQVELDSEEDDEKDEPSFYKEAQNSGVVKGLQTGFFDADVRLLRTCSEPDLSKLFKTNMALNPFFEVERMSLDVNLEDIEDGEDELDRKQDGEEGDASGNQEEDDENGDESDDDDDADDEDDEEDDGVDDDEDDMASIRQSYRDILDDDDDEVASPGSRTVVPRSDSSTSQDDRTPTSPESPRESNGIPGRKKSSTGDSDNLTEEDGAVGADPEVLANWDSGSGESDDEAAHSDDDRESVFSRLEESRVQLEEELGCDQFMQAYRSIQAIHEDEDENIQDGIKAISSILGADKQHLYPQILQLVMADGAFTEDND encoded by the exons ATGGACAGGTACGAAAAAGTACGTCAGATTGGCGAAGGATCTTTCGGCAAAGCTTTACTCGTAAAGTCTAAGAAGGATGGAGAGTATAAAGTTGTTAAGGAAATTAGTATTTCAAAG atggGCAGACGTGAACGAGAGGATTCAAAGAAAGAG GTGTCAGTCCTTGCAAAAATGAGACATCCAAATATAGTGTGCTACTTAGAATCCTTTGAAG ACAGAGGTAATTTATACATTGTCATGGAATACTGTGATGGAG GTGACTTGTATAAAGTGATCAACCGCCAGCGAGGTGTTTTGTTGGATGAAAACAAAATCTTAGATTGGTTTGTACAAATTTGTTTGGCAATCAAACATGTACATGATAGGAAGATTCTCCACAGAGACATCAAATCACAG AATATCTTCCTCACCAGGGCTGGCATGATCAAGCTAGGTGATTTTGGAATTGCCAAAGTACTTAACAG TACTGTTGAATTAGCTAGAACCTGTATTGGCACTCCGTACTACTTATCTCCAGAAATCTGTGAAAATAAGCCTTACAACAATAAAAG TGATATATGGGCCTTAGGCTGTGTCCTGTATGAactatgtacattgaaacaTGCATTTGAAGCAGGCAACATGAAGAACTTAGTACTGAAAATAATACGAGGTTCCTACCCTCCATTGTCACCAAAGTACAGCTATGAACTACGGAACCTACAGGCGTCCTTGTTGAAAAGGAGTGCAAG GGACCGGCCATCtgtaaatacagttttaaagAAACCATTTTTGCAAAAGAGAATTGAGCAATTTTTATCAGGAACG AAAATGGCCGATGAGTTCAGCCATACAGTTTTACATAGAAACCGTCCAGCCTTAGCAGCAAGGCCACCAGTACAAG CTGCAGCAAGGAAACCACCATCTGCTGCCAATCCAGCTAGGATAAGTGATCCAGCAGCAAAATATGGAGTGTCCGTTGCCAAGAAAAAACCTCCTTCCAATCGGGGGCAAGCCAAGCGATCTGGAGAAAAGCCCCCAAAGGCTGTGCCAAGTGACAATAAAGAACTtgagagaaagaaaaaagaactgGTGGAAAAGGAAAATCTgaggagagagaaagagagacagatcCGGATTGGACACCAACAACTGATGGAAAAACAGAGGATGGCTAGGATGAAGAAGGCAAGGCAAGAAGGATGGAGAAATCTTCTTGATTCTGGAAGTTCCGGTAGTTCAGCTGGAGGTGGTGGAGGAGGGGGATCAGCTAATAGTGATAATAATAAACCTTTTGAAATCCCCAAGAGAGACCCGGTTCCTCATCCAAATATCCCCAAG GACAAGAGATATCCAGAGAGAGGTCAGTATGATCATTATCACCGTTACTTGGATGACTTGCAGAAAGGTAAAGCACTGCGTGCTGATGACCCAGTACAAGCATGGCCTGACAGAGACGCCGTACAGAGACAGATACAGAAACGACCTGTATCTGCCAGTGCTGCTAACGCTGCCAAGAGAGCTGAAGCTAACAG TGTAATGGGTGCCCAGGCAGCAGAGAGGGCAAGACTTGTAGAAGACTTCCTTATAAGAAAGAGGCAAGCTGCTGAAAACAAAGCTAGAGTAGGTGCACAGATGGGATGGTTGGCACCG ACTCCCATCTCAGAGCAACCACCAGCCAAGAAAGCCAACCGTAATAATGATGACCATAGTAATGATATGAAAGGTAGAGATGAAGCAGAGAGG GAATATCTGTCCAGACTGCGTCAAATAAGACTGCAGAATTTCAATGAAAGAAGACAAATTGAGAAGCAGAAAGCACGAGAAGGGATGGCTGTCAGA AGGAGCATTGAAGGAGATCCCAAGTACAATGCTGATGTAAGGAAACAGAAAATTGAAGCCCTCAGA CAACAAGCTGATGAAAGGGCAGCTAAACTCAAGGATGAATTGGAAAGAAAGAGAAGAGAGGCATATGAAAAGGAGAAGAAAGCATGGGAAGAACAT CTTGCCAAGAAGGGAGTCAAGGCACCTCCACCAAAAGCTGAAAAGCCAAAACCTGCTAGAAA ACCAATACCAGTCGCACCTAAAGGACCTGCAGTACCAG TTGTTGGTTTGACTGCTGCTTTCAAACAAGCTGGTATTGAACCAGAGACAGCTATTGAA CAGACTGAACCACCAAAAGAAGAACCAAAGCAAGCAGAACCAAA ATCAGTGCTTCAGCAACAGAAAGATGAAATACTGAAGAGACTTAATGAGCAAAAG CATGCACCAGATCGTAAGAAGTGGGGTGAGGGTGATGCAGCCAAGGGACAACTGCCATTTGCTAACTTGCCATTGGAAGAAACCTCTTCTGTTATggaag CCACTGGTGCTGGAGATGTTGTTATCAAGAACCCTGGTATCAAACCCAGCGCGGCCGCTGGTGGTGATAATGTAGGCGTTGCTCCCAGGAAAGGCTGGGGTGGACCAAGTTCAACTGTCATGAATGCACTACAGAAAGCTGCAATTGCAGAAACTATTACCATATCTAAAGATGAGACAG ATGCTGCCAAATCAAAGGCTACTGAAGGAGTGGCAGCTGCTAGTGTCCCAACTGTGAAGACGCCATCTCCAACAGGAGCCATTGGTGAGACTATAACAATAGACAAATCACCCAGACCTGCACCCACTGCAGCTGTTGGTGAAACCATAACGATAGACAAGACACCAAAGCCAGGTGCAGCTACACCCATCAGTGAAACTATCACTTTGGATGATAAACCTAAACCAGAGATTGCCAAGAGACCACCCACAATAACAGAAG ATGAGGCTGGTGAAGTAGAAGAAACTGTGGAAATCCCAGAAGGTGACAAAGCCAAGAAGGATGGTGTGCCATCCTCTGTCAAAGATGCCTGGGGCAAGTCAGGAAAGAAAGACGATGACAAAAAGCCAGGGAAAGATGACGGTGGTTCACAAGCAAAGAAACCAGAAGATAGCTCATCAGATGCAGGGAAAGAGAAAAAACCAGTGAAGGATGATAAGCAAAATGTGACATCAAAAGAGGAGAAGAATAAAGATGATGAGAAGGATCTTT GTGAGGAGGAGCTTTCGGTGGAAGCGGCCCCTGCACCAGTGCAAACCTCCGGTCCACTAGGGAACCACCCTGAAAAAGACTCCCCAGAAACAGAGCCCGATGTAGAAAGTAGTCCTGTCAAAGGTTCCCCTAAGACACCACCAAATACCCCTGATCAGGGCAGCTCAGATGAAGGATCCCCTAAGCTGACAGTGAAAAAACTCAGCCCAGATAGCCTTGCCAAAAGTGCAAGTGCAATAGGTGCCGCAGTGGGAGGTGAAAATGGAACGGCTGAAGTCAGTAGCCCTGCCAGTGTTTCACCAACTCACGGCATAGATAGGGAAGATAGTGTAGAACAGGACAAACAACAACTTGAAGAAGAATACAAAG CTCTGATGAATCAAGTTGAACTtgacagtgaggaagatgaCGAAAAAGATGAACCCAGCTT TTACAAAGAAGCACAGAACAGTGGTGTAGTGAAAGGACTGCAGACAGGTTTCTTTGATGCTGATGTCAGG TTGTTAAGGACGTGTTCTGAGCCTGATCTCAGTAAACTCTTCAAAACCAACATGGCCTTGAACCCATTCTTTGAGGTTGAAAGGATGTCGCTAGACGTGAACTTGGAAGACATTGAAGATGGGGAGGATGAGTTGGACCGCAAACAAGACGGAGAAGAGGGAGACGCATCGGGTAACCAGGAAGAAGATGATGAGAATGGAGATGAaagcgatgatgatgatgatgctgatgatgaagatgatgagga AGATGAtggtgttgatgatgatgaagatgacatGGCAAGTATCAGACAGTCATACAGGGATATTCTGGATGATG ATGATGATGAGGTAGCGTCCCCTGGATCACGGACTGTAGTACCAAGGTCTGACAGCAGCACATCACAGGATGACAGAACACCAACAAGTCCTGAAAGTCCCAGAGAAAGCAATGGTATACCGGGCAGAAAGAAATCCAGTACTGGTGACAGTGACAATTTGACAGAGGAAGACGGTGCTGTCGGAGCTGACCCTGAAGTCCTAGCAAACTGGGATTCTGGCTCAG GCGAGAGTGATGATGAAGCAGCTCACAGTGATGATGACAGAGAGAGTGTCTTCAGTCGTCTAGAAGAATCCAGGGTACAGTTAGAAGAGGAATTAGGGTGTGATCAGTTTATGCAAGCATACAGGTCAATACAG GCCATCCATGAAGATGAGGATGAAAATATTCAAGATGGAATCAAAGCAATCAGTTCAATACTTGGAGCTGATAAACAGCACCTCTATCCACAGATACTACAACTTGTCATGGCTGACGGGGCCTTCACTGAAG ataaTGACTGA
- the LOC139130805 gene encoding serine/threonine-protein kinase Nek1-like isoform X6: protein MDRYEKVRQIGEGSFGKALLVKSKKDGEYKVVKEISISKMGRREREDSKKEVSVLAKMRHPNIVCYLESFEDRGNLYIVMEYCDGGDLYKVINRQRGVLLDENKILDWFVQICLAIKHVHDRKILHRDIKSQNIFLTRAGMIKLGDFGIAKVLNSTVELARTCIGTPYYLSPEICENKPYNNKSDIWALGCVLYELCTLKHAFEAGNMKNLVLKIIRGSYPPLSPKYSYELRNLQASLLKRSARDRPSVNTVLKKPFLQKRIEQFLSGTKMADEFSHTVLHRNRPALAARPPVQAAARKPPSAANPARISDPAAKYGVSVAKKKPPSNRGQAKRSGEKPPKAVPSDNKELERKKKELVEKENLRREKERQIRIGHQQLMEKQRMARMKKARQEGWRNLLDSGSSGSSAGGGGGGGSANSDNNKPFEIPKRDPVPHPNIPKDKRYPERGQYDHYHRYLDDLQKGKALRADDPVQAWPDRDAVQRQIQKRPVSASAANAAKRAEANSVMGAQAAERARLVEDFLIRKRQAAENKARVGAQMGWLAPTPISEQPPAKKANRNNDDHSNDMKGRDEAEREYLSRLRQIRLQNFNERRQIEKQKAREGMAVRRSIEGDPKYNADVRKQKIEALRQQADERAAKLKDELERKRREAYEKEKKAWEEHLAKKGVKAPPPKAEKPKPARKPIPVAPKGPAVPVVGLTAAFKQAGIEPETAIETEPPKEEPKQAEPKSVLQQQKDEILKRLNEQKHAPDRKKWGEGDAAKGQLPFANLPLEETSSVMEATGAGDVVIKNPGIKPSAAAGGDNVGVAPRKGWGGPSSTVMNALQKAAIAETITISKDETDAAKSKATEGVAAASVPTVKTPSPTGAIGETITIDKSPRPAPTAAVGETITIDKTPKPGAATPISETITLDDKPKPEIAKRPPTITEDEAGEVEETVEIPEGDKAKKDGVPSSVKDAWGKSGKKDDDKKPGKDDGGSQAKKPEDSSSDAGKEKKPVKDDKQNVTSKEEKNKDDEKDLSLMNQVELDSEEDDEKDEPSFYKEAQNSGVVKGLQTGFFDADVRLLRTCSEPDLSKLFKTNMALNPFFEVERMSLDVNLEDIEDGEDELDRKQDGEEGDASGNQEEDDENGDESDDDDDADDEDDEEDDGVDDDEDDMASIRQSYRDILDDDDDEVASPGSRTVVPRSDSSTSQDDRTPTSPESPRESNGIPGRKKSSTGDSDNLTEEDGAVGADPEVLANWDSGSGESDDEAAHSDDDRESVFSRLEESRVQLEEELGCDQFMQAYRSIQAIHEDEDENIQDGIKAISSILGADKQHLYPQILQLVMADGAFTEDND, encoded by the exons ATGGACAGGTACGAAAAAGTACGTCAGATTGGCGAAGGATCTTTCGGCAAAGCTTTACTCGTAAAGTCTAAGAAGGATGGAGAGTATAAAGTTGTTAAGGAAATTAGTATTTCAAAG atggGCAGACGTGAACGAGAGGATTCAAAGAAAGAG GTGTCAGTCCTTGCAAAAATGAGACATCCAAATATAGTGTGCTACTTAGAATCCTTTGAAG ACAGAGGTAATTTATACATTGTCATGGAATACTGTGATGGAG GTGACTTGTATAAAGTGATCAACCGCCAGCGAGGTGTTTTGTTGGATGAAAACAAAATCTTAGATTGGTTTGTACAAATTTGTTTGGCAATCAAACATGTACATGATAGGAAGATTCTCCACAGAGACATCAAATCACAG AATATCTTCCTCACCAGGGCTGGCATGATCAAGCTAGGTGATTTTGGAATTGCCAAAGTACTTAACAG TACTGTTGAATTAGCTAGAACCTGTATTGGCACTCCGTACTACTTATCTCCAGAAATCTGTGAAAATAAGCCTTACAACAATAAAAG TGATATATGGGCCTTAGGCTGTGTCCTGTATGAactatgtacattgaaacaTGCATTTGAAGCAGGCAACATGAAGAACTTAGTACTGAAAATAATACGAGGTTCCTACCCTCCATTGTCACCAAAGTACAGCTATGAACTACGGAACCTACAGGCGTCCTTGTTGAAAAGGAGTGCAAG GGACCGGCCATCtgtaaatacagttttaaagAAACCATTTTTGCAAAAGAGAATTGAGCAATTTTTATCAGGAACG AAAATGGCCGATGAGTTCAGCCATACAGTTTTACATAGAAACCGTCCAGCCTTAGCAGCAAGGCCACCAGTACAAG CTGCAGCAAGGAAACCACCATCTGCTGCCAATCCAGCTAGGATAAGTGATCCAGCAGCAAAATATGGAGTGTCCGTTGCCAAGAAAAAACCTCCTTCCAATCGGGGGCAAGCCAAGCGATCTGGAGAAAAGCCCCCAAAGGCTGTGCCAAGTGACAATAAAGAACTtgagagaaagaaaaaagaactgGTGGAAAAGGAAAATCTgaggagagagaaagagagacagatcCGGATTGGACACCAACAACTGATGGAAAAACAGAGGATGGCTAGGATGAAGAAGGCAAGGCAAGAAGGATGGAGAAATCTTCTTGATTCTGGAAGTTCCGGTAGTTCAGCTGGAGGTGGTGGAGGAGGGGGATCAGCTAATAGTGATAATAATAAACCTTTTGAAATCCCCAAGAGAGACCCGGTTCCTCATCCAAATATCCCCAAG GACAAGAGATATCCAGAGAGAGGTCAGTATGATCATTATCACCGTTACTTGGATGACTTGCAGAAAGGTAAAGCACTGCGTGCTGATGACCCAGTACAAGCATGGCCTGACAGAGACGCCGTACAGAGACAGATACAGAAACGACCTGTATCTGCCAGTGCTGCTAACGCTGCCAAGAGAGCTGAAGCTAACAG TGTAATGGGTGCCCAGGCAGCAGAGAGGGCAAGACTTGTAGAAGACTTCCTTATAAGAAAGAGGCAAGCTGCTGAAAACAAAGCTAGAGTAGGTGCACAGATGGGATGGTTGGCACCG ACTCCCATCTCAGAGCAACCACCAGCCAAGAAAGCCAACCGTAATAATGATGACCATAGTAATGATATGAAAGGTAGAGATGAAGCAGAGAGG GAATATCTGTCCAGACTGCGTCAAATAAGACTGCAGAATTTCAATGAAAGAAGACAAATTGAGAAGCAGAAAGCACGAGAAGGGATGGCTGTCAGA AGGAGCATTGAAGGAGATCCCAAGTACAATGCTGATGTAAGGAAACAGAAAATTGAAGCCCTCAGA CAACAAGCTGATGAAAGGGCAGCTAAACTCAAGGATGAATTGGAAAGAAAGAGAAGAGAGGCATATGAAAAGGAGAAGAAAGCATGGGAAGAACAT CTTGCCAAGAAGGGAGTCAAGGCACCTCCACCAAAAGCTGAAAAGCCAAAACCTGCTAGAAA ACCAATACCAGTCGCACCTAAAGGACCTGCAGTACCAG TTGTTGGTTTGACTGCTGCTTTCAAACAAGCTGGTATTGAACCAGAGACAGCTATTGAA ACTGAACCACCAAAAGAAGAACCAAAGCAAGCAGAACCAAA ATCAGTGCTTCAGCAACAGAAAGATGAAATACTGAAGAGACTTAATGAGCAAAAG CATGCACCAGATCGTAAGAAGTGGGGTGAGGGTGATGCAGCCAAGGGACAACTGCCATTTGCTAACTTGCCATTGGAAGAAACCTCTTCTGTTATggaag CCACTGGTGCTGGAGATGTTGTTATCAAGAACCCTGGTATCAAACCCAGCGCGGCCGCTGGTGGTGATAATGTAGGCGTTGCTCCCAGGAAAGGCTGGGGTGGACCAAGTTCAACTGTCATGAATGCACTACAGAAAGCTGCAATTGCAGAAACTATTACCATATCTAAAGATGAGACAG ATGCTGCCAAATCAAAGGCTACTGAAGGAGTGGCAGCTGCTAGTGTCCCAACTGTGAAGACGCCATCTCCAACAGGAGCCATTGGTGAGACTATAACAATAGACAAATCACCCAGACCTGCACCCACTGCAGCTGTTGGTGAAACCATAACGATAGACAAGACACCAAAGCCAGGTGCAGCTACACCCATCAGTGAAACTATCACTTTGGATGATAAACCTAAACCAGAGATTGCCAAGAGACCACCCACAATAACAGAAG ATGAGGCTGGTGAAGTAGAAGAAACTGTGGAAATCCCAGAAGGTGACAAAGCCAAGAAGGATGGTGTGCCATCCTCTGTCAAAGATGCCTGGGGCAAGTCAGGAAAGAAAGACGATGACAAAAAGCCAGGGAAAGATGACGGTGGTTCACAAGCAAAGAAACCAGAAGATAGCTCATCAGATGCAGGGAAAGAGAAAAAACCAGTGAAGGATGATAAGCAAAATGTGACATCAAAAGAGGAGAAGAATAAAGATGATGAGAAGGATCTTT CTCTGATGAATCAAGTTGAACTtgacagtgaggaagatgaCGAAAAAGATGAACCCAGCTT TTACAAAGAAGCACAGAACAGTGGTGTAGTGAAAGGACTGCAGACAGGTTTCTTTGATGCTGATGTCAGG TTGTTAAGGACGTGTTCTGAGCCTGATCTCAGTAAACTCTTCAAAACCAACATGGCCTTGAACCCATTCTTTGAGGTTGAAAGGATGTCGCTAGACGTGAACTTGGAAGACATTGAAGATGGGGAGGATGAGTTGGACCGCAAACAAGACGGAGAAGAGGGAGACGCATCGGGTAACCAGGAAGAAGATGATGAGAATGGAGATGAaagcgatgatgatgatgatgctgatgatgaagatgatgagga AGATGAtggtgttgatgatgatgaagatgacatGGCAAGTATCAGACAGTCATACAGGGATATTCTGGATGATG ATGATGATGAGGTAGCGTCCCCTGGATCACGGACTGTAGTACCAAGGTCTGACAGCAGCACATCACAGGATGACAGAACACCAACAAGTCCTGAAAGTCCCAGAGAAAGCAATGGTATACCGGGCAGAAAGAAATCCAGTACTGGTGACAGTGACAATTTGACAGAGGAAGACGGTGCTGTCGGAGCTGACCCTGAAGTCCTAGCAAACTGGGATTCTGGCTCAG GCGAGAGTGATGATGAAGCAGCTCACAGTGATGATGACAGAGAGAGTGTCTTCAGTCGTCTAGAAGAATCCAGGGTACAGTTAGAAGAGGAATTAGGGTGTGATCAGTTTATGCAAGCATACAGGTCAATACAG GCCATCCATGAAGATGAGGATGAAAATATTCAAGATGGAATCAAAGCAATCAGTTCAATACTTGGAGCTGATAAACAGCACCTCTATCCACAGATACTACAACTTGTCATGGCTGACGGGGCCTTCACTGAAG ataaTGACTGA